A segment of the Xenorhabdus bovienii SS-2004 genome:
GCGGGCATGACAGCGCCGGTATGATCGGGGACATAGCCTGCATGAACGCTTTTTGTATCAAACTTAGTTGTAGTCATTAAATTATTCCTGAGAAATCAATTGAGTTGTTGGCGCCATGCATTCAGCACGTCAGTACGGGTAACGAGACCCAGAAAACGATTGTTATCATCCACAATCAAAGCCACATGACCCGCATCAAAAGTTGCAGTCAACTGCTCCAGTGGAGCCTTTTTATTGAGGGTATTAACTTGACCCGTCATTGCCTTGCTGACTGGCAAAGAAAAATTATTAGAATCTGAGTGAATGGCATGCATTAAATCCCATTCATCAATGATGCCCACAACCTGTTCATTTTCGAGCACAGGCAACTGTGAAATGTCATACAGGCGCATTCGGCCATGAGCGATTTGCAAAGTATCCTGCGGCGAAACTGAAACTGTTGCACCCTCCCGATAACGATAGGTAATGTAATCACTCAAATCATTCTCTTGTGGCTGTGAACGTAACCCTTGCTCCAATAACCAGTAATCATTAAACATCTTAGACAGATATTTGTTACCACTGTCACAGGCTAACGTCACCACCCGTTTTGGCGTCTTCTGGGCGCGGCAATAACGTAGAGCGGCGGCCAGTAAAGTTCCCGAAGATGAACCCGCCAGAATGCCCTCTTGCAGGAGCAAATCTCTGGCGCTGGAAAAGGCTTCTGCATCAGTAATCCGATAGGCATTCTGAACTTGAGAAAAATCCCCGAGCGGCGGGATAAAGTCTTCACCAATACCTTCCACAAACCAACTTCCGGCTTCATCGTAACGGCCGTACTCAACATAATCTGCCAGAATTGACCCTTTCGGATCAGCGAGAACAAATTCTGTATCGGGAGAGACTTCTCTGAAGTATTGACTCAAACCGCCAAGCGTACCGCCAGAACCTACACCAACCACCACAGCATCCACGTTATGCTCCATCTGTTGCCAGATTTCGGGGCCTGTCGTCGTGGCATGAGCCAGTGAATTAGAGGAATTGTTGAACTGATCGATATAATAGGCACCACTGATTTCCTTCGACAAACGCAGCGCGTAGTCCTGATAATACTCAGGATGCCCTTTGCCAACATCAGAACGGGTCAGACGTACATCCGTTCCCAATGCCCGCAAGTGATAAATTTTTTCCCGGCTCATCTTATCAGGCACAACCAGAATCAGTTTATAGCCTTTCATGGCAGCGACCAGCGCCAGCCCGATACCGGTATTACCGGCCGTCGCTTCAATGATGGTTCCACCTGGCTGCAACAATCCCTGTTTTTCAGCCTTTTCAATCATTGAAAGAGCCACTCGGTCTTTAATAGAGCCCCCCGGATTTTGGTTCTCCAACTTGATAAACAACTGGCATGGGCCAGTATCCAGATGGGTCAGCTCCAGTAGCGGAGTATTGCCAATCAGTTCAAGAACCGAACGT
Coding sequences within it:
- a CDS encoding pyridoxal-phosphate dependent enzyme, translating into MAVPRSVLELIGNTPLLELTHLDTGPCQLFIKLENQNPGGSIKDRVALSMIEKAEKQGLLQPGGTIIEATAGNTGIGLALVAAMKGYKLILVVPDKMSREKIYHLRALGTDVRLTRSDVGKGHPEYYQDYALRLSKEISGAYYIDQFNNSSNSLAHATTTGPEIWQQMEHNVDAVVVGVGSGGTLGGLSQYFREVSPDTEFVLADPKGSILADYVEYGRYDEAGSWFVEGIGEDFIPPLGDFSQVQNAYRITDAEAFSSARDLLLQEGILAGSSSGTLLAAALRYCRAQKTPKRVVTLACDSGNKYLSKMFNDYWLLEQGLRSQPQENDLSDYITYRYREGATVSVSPQDTLQIAHGRMRLYDISQLPVLENEQVVGIIDEWDLMHAIHSDSNNFSLPVSKAMTGQVNTLNKKAPLEQLTATFDAGHVALIVDDNNRFLGLVTRTDVLNAWRQQLN